A single window of Helicobacter pylori DNA harbors:
- the ftsH gene encoding ATP-dependent zinc metalloprotease FtsH translates to MKPTNEPKKPFFQSPIILAVLGGILLIFFLRSFNSDGSFSDNFLASSTKNVSYHEIKQLISNNEVENVSIGQTLIKASHKEGNNRVIYIAKRVPDLTLVPLLDEKKINYSGFSESNFFTDMLGWLMPILVILGLWMFMANRMQKNMGGGIFGMGSAKKLINAEKPNVRFNDMAGNEEAKEEVVEIVDFLKYPERYANLGAKIPKGVLLVGPPGTGKTLLAKAVAGEAHVPFFSMGGSSFIEMFVGLGASRVRDLFETAKKQAPSIIFIDEIDAIGKSRAAGGMISGNDEREQTLNQLLAEMDGFGSENAPVIVLAATNRPEILDPALMRPGRFDRQVLVDKPDFNGRVEILKVHIKGVKLANDVNLQEVAKLTAGLAGADLANIINEAALLAGRNNQKEVRQQHLKEAVERGIAGLEKKSRRISPKEKKIVAYHESGHAVISEMTKGSARVNKVSIIPRGMAALGYTLNTPEENKYLMQKHELIAEIDVLLGGRAAEEVFLEEISTGASNDLERATDIIKGMVSYYGMSSVSGLMVLEKQRNAFLGGGYGSSREFSEKTAEEMDLFIKNLLEERYEHVKQTLSDYREAIEIMVKELFDKEVITGERVREIISEYETANNLESRLIPLEEQAS, encoded by the coding sequence ATGAAACCAACGAACGAACCTAAAAAACCTTTTTTTCAAAGTCCCATTATCCTTGCGGTTCTTGGAGGGATTTTACTCATTTTTTTTCTGCGCTCTTTCAATTCTGATGGCAGTTTTTCGGACAATTTCTTAGCTTCTAGCACTAAAAATGTGAGCTACCATGAAATCAAACAGCTCATCAGCAATAATGAAGTGGAAAATGTGAGTATCGGTCAAACTTTGATCAAAGCCAGCCATAAAGAGGGCAACAATCGTGTGATCTATATCGCTAAACGAGTGCCTGATTTGACCTTAGTGCCTTTGTTAGATGAGAAAAAAATCAATTATTCTGGTTTTAGCGAGTCTAACTTTTTTACGGACATGTTAGGGTGGCTCATGCCTATTTTAGTGATTTTAGGGCTATGGATGTTTATGGCAAACCGCATGCAAAAAAATATGGGTGGGGGTATTTTTGGCATGGGGAGTGCGAAAAAACTCATTAACGCTGAAAAACCCAATGTGCGTTTTAATGACATGGCAGGCAATGAAGAAGCCAAAGAAGAAGTGGTAGAAATCGTAGATTTCTTAAAATACCCCGAACGATACGCCAATTTAGGGGCTAAAATCCCTAAAGGCGTGCTGTTAGTAGGGCCTCCAGGAACCGGTAAAACCCTTTTAGCCAAAGCGGTAGCCGGCGAAGCACATGTGCCGTTTTTCTCTATGGGAGGGAGCAGTTTCATTGAAATGTTTGTGGGCTTAGGGGCAAGCAGGGTTAGGGATTTGTTTGAAACCGCTAAAAAACAAGCCCCTAGCATCATTTTTATTGATGAAATTGATGCCATAGGTAAAAGCAGAGCGGCTGGAGGTATGATAAGCGGGAACGATGAAAGAGAGCAAACCTTAAACCAACTCTTAGCCGAAATGGATGGTTTTGGGAGCGAAAACGCGCCTGTGATTGTCTTAGCCGCAACGAACCGCCCCGAAATCTTGGATCCGGCGTTAATGCGTCCAGGGCGCTTTGACAGGCAGGTTTTAGTGGATAAGCCTGATTTTAATGGCAGGGTGGAAATCTTAAAAGTGCATATTAAGGGCGTGAAACTCGCTAACGATGTGAATTTGCAAGAAGTCGCCAAACTCACCGCAGGGCTTGCGGGAGCGGATTTAGCGAATATCATCAATGAAGCCGCGCTTTTAGCGGGACGAAACAACCAAAAAGAAGTCAGGCAGCAACATTTAAAAGAAGCGGTTGAAAGAGGGATTGCAGGGTTAGAAAAGAAAAGCAGGCGCATCAGTCCTAAGGAAAAGAAAATCGTCGCCTACCATGAAAGCGGGCATGCCGTGATTTCTGAAATGACTAAAGGGAGCGCTAGGGTGAATAAAGTCTCTATCATTCCAAGGGGTATGGCGGCTTTGGGCTACACCCTTAACACGCCCGAAGAAAACAAATACTTGATGCAAAAACACGAACTCATCGCTGAAATTGATGTGCTTTTAGGCGGGAGAGCGGCTGAAGAAGTCTTTTTGGAAGAAATTTCTACCGGTGCGAGCAACGATTTAGAAAGAGCGACTGATATTATTAAAGGCATGGTGAGTTACTACGGCATGAGCAGTGTCAGTGGGCTTATGGTGTTAGAAAAGCAACGGAACGCCTTTTTAGGAGGCGGTTATGGAAGCAGTAGGGAATTTAGCGAAAAAACCGCAGAAGAAATGGATCTTTTCATTAAAAACCTACTAGAAGAGCGCTATGAGCATGTCAAACAAACCTTGAGCGACTACAGAGAAGCGATTGAAATCATGGTCAAAGAATTGTTTGACAAAGAAGTCATTACAGGCGAAAGGGTGCGTGAAATCATCAGCGAATACGAGACCGCCAATAATTTAGAAAGCCGTTTGATCCCTTTAGAAGAGCAAGCGAGTTAA
- the prmA gene encoding 50S ribosomal protein L11 methyltransferase translates to MYYEFFFIFPKERELFESFLLDATHLALEESSLESLKAFDDKETIEFISQSSWCYFTTHDPLKENLKEKPPHLKNFVILRSEKNLSDSLFPALEAFCLNLKQSLQSEFDFFYLSRNLASKDWLEAYKQAVLPVRCAKFYIHPSWHQKPSHAAIDDCIMIDPALAFGSGHHESTSMCLELLSDLDLKRKNALDVGCGSGILSIALKKQGVSALTACDTDSLAVEETLKNFSLNQITLLAQDKIIYGSTQKIKGRFDIIVANIVADVIKSLYSEFVRLCNHTLILSGILETHLNSVLQIYYNGFEVLEQRQRNEWVALKLLKKQSIN, encoded by the coding sequence ATGTATTATGAGTTTTTCTTTATCTTCCCTAAGGAGCGAGAGCTTTTTGAGAGCTTTCTTTTAGACGCCACGCATCTAGCCTTAGAAGAATCAAGCTTAGAAAGTTTAAAAGCGTTTGACGATAAAGAAACCATTGAATTTATAAGCCAATCCAGTTGGTGTTATTTCACCACTCATGACCCCCTAAAAGAAAATTTAAAAGAAAAACCCCCACACCTCAAAAATTTCGTTATTTTACGCTCTGAAAAAAATTTGAGCGATTCGCTTTTTCCGGCGTTAGAAGCGTTTTGTTTGAACTTAAAGCAAAGCTTGCAAAGCGAGTTTGATTTTTTCTATCTTTCACGCAACCTCGCTTCAAAAGACTGGCTAGAAGCCTACAAACAAGCTGTTTTACCGGTGCGATGCGCCAAATTTTACATACACCCTAGCTGGCATCAAAAACCAAGCCATGCCGCTATAGATGATTGCATAATGATCGATCCGGCTTTGGCCTTTGGATCAGGCCATCATGAAAGCACTTCCATGTGTTTGGAATTGCTCTCTGATCTTGATTTAAAACGCAAAAACGCTTTAGATGTGGGCTGTGGGAGCGGGATTTTAAGCATCGCCTTAAAAAAACAAGGCGTTAGCGCTTTAACTGCTTGCGATACGGATAGTTTAGCCGTTGAAGAAACCCTAAAAAATTTTAGCTTGAATCAAATCACCCTATTAGCGCAAGATAAAATCATTTATGGCTCTACGCAAAAAATTAAAGGGCGTTTTGATATCATTGTGGCGAACATTGTCGCTGATGTGATTAAGAGTTTGTATAGTGAATTTGTGCGGCTTTGTAACCACACTCTTATTTTATCAGGGATTTTAGAAACCCATTTAAACTCTGTTTTACAGATCTATTATAATGGATTTGAGGTTTTAGAACAGCGACAGCGTAACGAATGGGTCGCTCTAAAATTGCTTAAAAAACAATCAATAAATTAA
- a CDS encoding chemotaxis response regulator CheY: protein MKLLVVDDSSTMRRIIKNTLSRLGYEDVLEAEHGVEAWEKLDANADTKVLITDWNMPEMNGLDLVKKVRSDSRFKEIPIIMITTEGGKAEVITALKAGVNNYIVKPFTPQVLKEKLEVVLGTND from the coding sequence TTGAAACTACTAGTAGTAGATGATAGCTCAACTATGAGAAGAATTATTAAAAACACACTTTCACGCTTAGGCTATGAAGATGTTTTAGAAGCTGAGCATGGGGTGGAAGCTTGGGAGAAACTAGACGCTAATGCGGACACTAAGGTGCTTATCACAGATTGGAACATGCCTGAAATGAACGGCTTGGATCTCGTTAAAAAGGTGCGCTCTGATAGCCGTTTTAAAGAAATCCCTATTATCATGATCACCACAGAGGGCGGTAAGGCCGAAGTCATTACGGCTTTGAAAGCGGGCGTGAACAACTACATTGTGAAGCCTTTTACCCCCCAAGTTTTGAAAGAAAAATTAGAGGTTGTTTTAGGGACAAACGATTGA
- a CDS encoding outer membrane protein translates to MSFLNILNAENLSYMSSSYQIGTVFMRPLNTNKLLQGASILQGYEVNPKNDWAYSRYYFFIDYGNVLFNNDSTLQANMFTYGVGGDFMVAYAKNPINRWAFFFGLQLAANTWILNNKVKDLVVNTWDSLKDFNFHNTYFRAIGKFGVQFRTIVLYHKVDVEIGMKIFLTPERRSLFERSFLFFVSHSWHF, encoded by the coding sequence ATGAGTTTTTTAAATATTTTAAATGCTGAAAATTTGAGTTACATGTCTTCTTCTTATCAAATAGGCACGGTGTTTATGCGCCCTTTAAACACCAACAAGCTTTTACAAGGGGCTTCAATCCTTCAAGGCTATGAAGTGAATCCTAAAAACGATTGGGCTTATTCTAGGTATTATTTCTTTATAGATTATGGTAATGTGCTTTTTAATAATGACTCTACTTTGCAAGCGAACATGTTCACTTATGGGGTGGGAGGGGATTTCATGGTCGCCTACGCTAAAAACCCTATCAACCGCTGGGCTTTTTTCTTTGGCTTGCAACTGGCCGCTAACACATGGATACTCAATAATAAAGTCAAAGATTTGGTGGTGAATACTTGGGATTCATTGAAAGATTTCAATTTTCACAACACTTATTTCAGGGCTATCGGGAAATTTGGGGTGCAGTTTCGCACGATCGTTTTGTATCATAAGGTGGATGTAGAAATTGGCATGAAAATCTTTCTAACCCCTGAAAGGCGCAGCTTGTTTGAAAGGAGCTTTTTGTTTTTTGTTTCGCATTCGTGGCATTTTTAA
- a CDS encoding PP0621 family protein, which translates to MLRILIPLLIIVWVLWRLFLRQKPNKDDPKDNHSYTQQTPKELEDHMIVCSKCQTYVSSKDAIYSGAVAYCSETCLKDKR; encoded by the coding sequence ATGTTAAGAATTTTAATCCCCTTGCTCATTATTGTGTGGGTTTTATGGCGTTTGTTTTTGAGACAAAAACCCAATAAAGACGACCCCAAAGACAACCACTCTTACACGCAACAAACCCCCAAAGAATTAGAAGATCACATGATTGTATGCTCTAAATGCCAAACCTATGTCTCTAGCAAAGACGCTATTTATAGTGGGGCGGTGGCGTATTGCAGTGAAACTTGTTTGAAGGATAAGAGGTAA
- the rsmG gene encoding 16S rRNA (guanine(527)-N(7))-methyltransferase RsmG: MNPLLQDYARILLEWNQTHNLSGAKRLSELEPQITDALKPLEFVKDFKSCLDIGSGAGLPAIPLALEKPETQFILLEPRIKRAAFLNYLKSVLPLKNIEIIKKRLEDYQNLLQVDLITSRAVASSSFLIEKSQRFLKDKGYFLFYKGEQLKNEIACKDTECFMHQKRVYFYKSKESLC, encoded by the coding sequence ATGAACCCCTTATTGCAAGACTACGCACGCATCCTTTTAGAATGGAATCAAACGCACAACTTGAGCGGCGCGAAACGTTTAAGCGAGTTAGAACCTCAGATCACAGACGCTCTAAAGCCCTTAGAATTTGTCAAAGATTTTAAAAGCTGCTTGGATATTGGGAGCGGGGCGGGACTTCCTGCTATCCCTTTAGCCCTTGAAAAACCGGAAACACAATTCATTCTTTTAGAGCCAAGAATAAAAAGAGCGGCTTTTTTAAATTACCTTAAAAGCGTTTTGCCTTTAAAAAACATTGAAATCATTAAAAAGCGTTTAGAAGATTATCAAAATCTTTTACAAGTGGATTTAATCACTTCTAGAGCGGTCGCTAGCTCTTCTTTTTTGATAGAAAAAAGCCAACGCTTCCTAAAAGATAAGGGGTATTTTTTATTCTATAAAGGCGAGCAGTTAAAGAATGAAATCGCTTGTAAAGACACTGAATGCTTTATGCATCAAAAACGAGTTTATTTTTACAAATCAAAGGAAAGTTTATGTTAA
- the queA gene encoding tRNA preQ1(34) S-adenosylmethionine ribosyltransferase-isomerase QueA, with protein MKEFDLESYDYCLPKELIASYPILPKEKAKLLVYERRSQKITHTTFEHVLDFFPKNALVVLNDTKVMKARLFGSKHAFLPSKTTEVFFHRFFKDNTTLTQIKGKIKVGDKIFFDANYYAEVLELLHNGQRLIAFYNHKTPLNQENILKLLEQYGHMPLPPYIKRADESLDVHEYQSVFAKHIGAVAAPTASLHFSQNTLEKLLKDFKHAFLTLHVGAGTFLGVETKDIREHQIHTEVLHIPKKSQEILQESQEILCIGTTALRSVEYFKRLENPNQEAFECDIFLHLANPILHVNYLLTNFHLPKSSLLMLVSAMIGLEKTKEIYKIAIEKKYRFYSYGDGMLIL; from the coding sequence TTGAAAGAATTTGATCTAGAAAGCTATGATTATTGTTTGCCTAAGGAATTGATCGCAAGCTACCCCATTTTGCCCAAAGAAAAGGCTAAATTACTCGTATATGAAAGGCGTTCGCAAAAAATCACGCACACCACTTTTGAGCATGTTTTAGATTTTTTCCCTAAAAACGCCCTTGTGGTGTTGAACGACACTAAAGTGATGAAGGCCAGGCTTTTTGGATCTAAGCATGCCTTTTTGCCATCAAAAACGACCGAAGTGTTTTTCCACCGCTTTTTTAAAGACAATACCACTTTAACTCAAATCAAGGGTAAGATCAAAGTGGGGGATAAAATCTTTTTTGATGCAAATTATTACGCTGAAGTTTTGGAATTACTCCATAACGGCCAACGCTTGATCGCTTTTTATAACCATAAAACCCCCTTAAATCAAGAAAATATCTTAAAGCTTTTAGAGCAATACGGGCATATGCCCTTACCCCCTTATATTAAAAGAGCCGATGAAAGTTTGGATGTGCATGAATACCAGAGCGTGTTCGCTAAACACATTGGTGCGGTGGCTGCCCCTACAGCGTCATTGCATTTTTCTCAAAATACCTTAGAAAAATTATTGAAAGATTTCAAGCATGCTTTTTTAACCTTGCATGTGGGGGCTGGGACTTTTCTTGGCGTAGAAACTAAAGATATTAGAGAGCATCAAATCCATACAGAAGTTTTGCATATTCCTAAAAAGAGCCAAGAAATTTTGCAAGAATCCCAAGAGATTTTATGCATCGGCACGACCGCTTTAAGGAGCGTGGAATACTTTAAGCGTTTAGAAAACCCTAATCAAGAGGCGTTTGAATGCGATATATTCTTGCATCTTGCTAATCCTATTTTGCATGTTAATTACTTGCTCACTAATTTCCATTTGCCCAAATCAAGCCTTTTAATGCTTGTGAGCGCGATGATAGGCTTAGAAAAAACCAAAGAAATCTACAAAATAGCCATAGAAAAGAAGTATCGTTTTTATTCTTATGGCGATGGAATGCTGATTTTATGA
- the tatC gene encoding twin-arginine translocase subunit TatC: MFEDLKPHLQELRKRLMVSVGTILVAFLGCFHFWKNIFEFVKNSYKGTLIQLSPIEGVMVAVKISFSAAIVISMPIIFWQLWLFIAPGLYKNEKKVILPFVFFGSGMFLIGAAFSYYVVFPFIIEYLATFGSDVFAANISASSYVSFFTRLILGFGVAFELPVLAYFLAKVGLITDASLKAYFKYAIVVIFIVAAIITPPDVVSQIFMALPLVGLYGLSILIAKMVNPAPKDNENNNENDTKEN; this comes from the coding sequence ATGTTTGAAGATTTAAAACCGCATTTACAGGAATTAAGAAAGCGTTTGATGGTTTCTGTGGGAACGATTTTAGTGGCGTTTTTGGGGTGTTTTCATTTTTGGAAAAATATTTTTGAATTTGTTAAAAATTCTTATAAAGGCACGCTCATTCAGCTCTCCCCTATTGAAGGGGTCATGGTAGCGGTTAAAATCAGTTTTTCAGCCGCTATCGTCATTTCCATGCCCATTATTTTTTGGCAATTGTGGCTCTTTATCGCTCCAGGGCTTTATAAGAATGAAAAAAAAGTGATTTTGCCTTTTGTGTTTTTTGGGAGTGGGATGTTTTTGATTGGGGCGGCGTTTTCTTATTATGTGGTGTTCCCTTTCATCATTGAATACTTAGCCACTTTTGGGAGCGATGTGTTTGCGGCCAATATTTCTGCGTCCAGTTATGTGAGCTTTTTCACGCGCTTGATTTTAGGCTTTGGCGTGGCGTTTGAATTGCCTGTTTTGGCGTATTTTTTGGCTAAAGTGGGCTTGATTACCGATGCGAGTTTGAAAGCGTATTTCAAATACGCTATTGTAGTGATTTTTATTGTAGCAGCCATTATCACTCCTCCTGATGTAGTGAGTCAAATCTTTATGGCATTGCCCTTAGTGGGGCTTTATGGGCTTTCTATTTTAATCGCCAAAATGGTCAATCCAGCTCCCAAAGATAACGAAAATAACAACGAAAATGACACCAAAGAGAATTAG
- the tatB gene encoding Sec-independent protein translocase protein TatB, with protein sequence MFGMGFFEILVVLIVAIIFLGPEKFPQAVVDMVKFFRAVKKTLNDAKDTLDKEINIEEIKKETLEYQKLFENKVESLKGVKIEELEDAKVTAENEIKSIQDLMQDYKQSLENNAPPNHLNEEVSNEEALNKEVSSDESPKEVQLTTDNNAKEHDKEKEHV encoded by the coding sequence ATGTTTGGCATGGGCTTTTTTGAAATCCTTGTGGTGCTGATTGTAGCGATTATTTTTTTAGGGCCAGAAAAATTCCCCCAAGCTGTCGTGGATATGGTGAAATTTTTTCGCGCGGTTAAAAAAACGCTCAATGACGCTAAGGACACTTTAGATAAAGAAATCAATATTGAAGAAATCAAAAAAGAAACCCTAGAGTATCAAAAACTCTTTGAAAACAAAGTGGAGAGTCTTAAAGGCGTTAAGATTGAAGAATTAGAAGACGCTAAAGTGACTGCAGAAAATGAGATTAAAAGCATTCAGGATTTGATGCAAGATTACAAACAAAGCCTAGAAAACAACGCACCCCCTAACCATTTAAATGAAGAAGTTTCCAATGAAGAAGCCTTAAATAAAGAAGTTTCAAGCGATGAATCTCCTAAAGAAGTCCAATTAACAACCGATAACAACGCCAAAGAACACGACAAAGAAAAAGAGCATGTTTGA
- the ruvB gene encoding Holliday junction branch migration DNA helicase RuvB, translating to MKERIVNLETLDFETSQEVSLRPNLWEDFIGQEKIKSNLQISICAAKKRQESLDHMLFFGPPGLGKTSISHIIAKEMETNIKITAAPMIEKSGDLAAILTNLQAKDILFIDEIHRLSPAIEEVLYPAMEDFRLDIIIGSGPAAQTIKIDLPPFTLIGATTRAGMLSNPLRDRFGMSFRMQFYSPSELALIIKKAASKLNQDIKEESADEIAKRSRGTPRIALRLLKRVRDFALVKNSSLMDLNITLHALNELGVNELGFDEADLAYLSLLANAQGKPVGLNTIAASMREDEGTIEDVIEPFLLANGYLERTAKGRIATPKTHALLKIPTLNPQTLF from the coding sequence ATGAAAGAACGGATAGTCAATTTAGAAACTTTGGATTTTGAAACTTCTCAAGAAGTGAGTTTGCGCCCTAATCTTTGGGAAGATTTTATCGGTCAAGAAAAGATTAAAAGCAATTTGCAAATTTCTATTTGCGCGGCTAAAAAACGCCAAGAAAGTTTGGATCACATGCTCTTTTTTGGCCCGCCCGGTTTGGGTAAAACTTCAATCAGCCATATCATCGCTAAAGAAATGGAAACCAATATCAAAATCACCGCCGCTCCCATGATAGAAAAAAGCGGTGATTTAGCCGCCATTTTGACTAATTTGCAAGCTAAAGACATTCTTTTTATTGATGAAATCCACCGGCTCAGCCCAGCGATTGAAGAGGTTTTATACCCGGCTATGGAAGATTTTAGATTGGATATTATCATAGGCTCAGGCCCAGCGGCTCAAACCATTAAAATTGATTTACCCCCTTTCACCCTCATCGGTGCTACCACTAGAGCCGGAATGCTCTCCAACCCCTTAAGGGACAGATTTGGCATGAGTTTTAGGATGCAATTTTATAGCCCTAGCGAACTAGCTCTCATCATCAAAAAAGCCGCCTCCAAACTCAACCAAGACATCAAAGAAGAAAGCGCTGATGAAATCGCTAAAAGGAGTAGAGGCACGCCAAGGATCGCTTTAAGGCTTTTAAAAAGGGTGCGCGATTTTGCGTTAGTCAAAAATTCAAGCTTGATGGATTTGAACATCACTTTGCATGCCTTGAATGAATTAGGCGTGAATGAATTGGGCTTTGATGAAGCGGATTTGGCGTATTTATCTTTATTGGCTAACGCTCAAGGAAAACCGGTGGGTTTGAACACGATTGCAGCGTCTATGAGAGAAGATGAAGGCACGATTGAAGACGTGATTGAGCCTTTTTTACTCGCTAATGGTTATTTAGAGCGCACCGCTAAAGGCAGAATCGCCACGCCTAAAACCCATGCGCTTTTAAAAATCCCCACTTTAAACCCCCAAACTTTATTTTAA
- the panB gene encoding 3-methyl-2-oxobutanoate hydroxymethyltransferase, with protein MSMQTAPIKKITLNHLQAKKNQEKIIAITAYDALFAQIFDPLVDVILVGDSLNMSFFNQNDTLSASVKMMLYHTKAVCAGAKTPFIITDMPFGSYKDEKTALKNAIRVYKETQASAIKLEGGKEKAKLVKTLTNEGVIVAGHIGLMPQFVRLDGGYKIKGKNEEQQKKLLEDALSLEEAGVGLLVLEGITTPIAQKITQKIKIPTIGIGSGKDCDGQILVWSDMLGFFDSFKPKFVREYLKGKELVQNAIQQYADDVKKGNFPNELESYH; from the coding sequence ATGAGCATGCAAACCGCCCCAATTAAAAAGATCACTCTCAACCACCTCCAAGCTAAAAAAAATCAAGAAAAAATCATCGCCATTACCGCTTATGACGCGCTATTCGCTCAAATATTTGATCCGCTAGTGGATGTGATTTTAGTGGGCGATAGTTTGAATATGAGTTTTTTCAATCAAAACGACACTTTAAGCGCGAGTGTAAAAATGATGCTCTATCACACCAAAGCCGTGTGCGCAGGCGCTAAGACTCCTTTTATCATCACAGACATGCCCTTTGGAAGCTATAAAGATGAAAAAACAGCCCTAAAAAACGCCATCAGAGTTTATAAAGAAACCCAAGCGAGCGCGATCAAATTAGAGGGCGGAAAAGAAAAAGCGAAACTGGTTAAAACGCTCACTAATGAAGGCGTTATTGTGGCAGGACACATCGGCTTAATGCCCCAATTCGTGCGTCTTGATGGGGGTTATAAGATTAAGGGCAAAAATGAAGAACAACAAAAAAAGCTTTTAGAAGACGCCTTGAGTTTAGAAGAAGCTGGGGTGGGTTTGTTGGTTTTAGAGGGCATAACCACCCCTATCGCTCAAAAAATCACGCAAAAAATCAAAATCCCCACGATCGGCATAGGGAGCGGTAAAGATTGCGACGGGCAGATTTTAGTGTGGAGCGACATGTTAGGCTTTTTTGATAGCTTTAAGCCTAAATTCGTGCGAGAATACCTTAAGGGGAAAGAATTGGTTCAAAACGCGATTCAGCAATACGCTGATGATGTGAAAAAGGGAAACTTCCCTAACGAATTAGAAAGTTATCATTAA